A genomic window from Candidatus Kouleothrix ribensis includes:
- a CDS encoding right-handed parallel beta-helix repeat-containing protein produces the protein MKILQNDAARLPLWFIALIGIVAALLPPASAQAQPPTVPVHYAAANNTIYLGDDYTNPGLAGYPSQPGAPKSPISIPQVAAALNNPALLADQGGGAWLLRANLVISATARLEATSATIGWLRLDSTPGTPAINLVASGGHLNIQNITVTSWQTISNTIDLNYADGRSYLLAQYGGRMDIVGAEVAYLGYADGQPSGLAWRRRATDARPETGATGSIVGSNIHNNYFGQYSFEAYALNVTNNQFHHNVVYGFDPHDYSTKFNVAYNRVYNNGKHGIIFSRGCTLNTIHDNEVFDNAEHGIMLDRGSDSNTIANNLVYGNRDGIAIFQSSGNTVVNNTLRDNLRGVRVNATYDVTDTFDGISTANTIVGNTITNNDQYGVYLYERADRNTIKQNSITGSTATGVYIKTGGNTIVDNTIRLNGTGVAIIGGAPTPFPPGGPKPVPALERPGDKNSITANTIDDNATIGVQLKAATNTRVGAQSPGTIAAEGNSISTNGTYGVTMNSASTDTTVRGNTIEANGEAGVLVKDPASVRNRITRNRIAANGSAGISIGAGANGGIAPPTITSAPDASVVAGKAVPNATIEIYRDQNGQGEYFKGSTTASGTGDWSFTLPAGDDPQQGQLTALAIVANGNTSGFGGNTIGGVRAIYTVGAGRHGELTVFVSGPSAIVTLPDIKRALDVISPTTRLLEDQGGGVWQANASLFFNRGVTLTLGLDTVSWLKLRSQGSSIQPSAAGGAGYNYGSFTTLRTYNGAILIDGVRVTSWDPAANDYDRDISNGRSYVIAKYDARMDIKNADMSYLGSADGESYGVAWRDINDPLAPDVLRTRVTGSVLNSSFSYNYYGIYTFQARDMLFRNSQFHHNIGYGFDPHDFSHHFVIEDNQAFANGNHGFIISRGCNNFVMRRNKSYDNRYTIGVDNRRAHGFILDPGSPNSEFAQAASYDNLLEANQAWGNDGYGLRILGSNTNTVRGNTFTGNLQGITLEQGSTGNSLLNNTIVGSQLYGIYLIGGADGNTIDGNTITHSGKHGIYIKTGKNTVTRNSVSENGSLEGITRVGSGIATLPETSLAAALADFIPPGQHASLADAAPELLGPPELASAVDGNVITQNTLIHNISAGIELKGAVGTRVEGNLAQLNGFNGIYLSAGTRATLVRQNVAVGNVGHGIRANGADVLFNRWEANSVYANSVGGIAITAGANGGARPPTFSVQGTTVRGTAAPGATIEIFSDNGQQARFFEGRVTAGSDGTFTFTAGTPWQGPNINALATDTSANSSALTFNVGEFVAFAHVYLPLARR, from the coding sequence ATGAAGATACTGCAGAATGATGCGGCGCGGCTGCCGTTATGGTTTATTGCGCTCATCGGCATTGTGGCCGCGCTGCTGCCACCCGCCAGTGCGCAGGCGCAGCCGCCTACGGTGCCGGTGCATTACGCCGCCGCCAACAACACGATCTATCTCGGCGACGACTATACCAACCCAGGCTTGGCCGGCTACCCCTCGCAGCCTGGCGCGCCCAAATCGCCGATCAGCATTCCACAGGTGGCGGCGGCGCTGAACAACCCGGCGCTGCTGGCCGACCAGGGCGGCGGCGCGTGGCTGCTGCGCGCCAACCTGGTGATCAGCGCGACCGCGCGGCTCGAGGCCACCAGCGCCACGATCGGCTGGCTGCGGCTCGACAGCACGCCGGGTACGCCGGCGATCAATCTGGTGGCCAGCGGCGGGCACCTGAATATCCAGAATATCACGGTGACCTCGTGGCAGACGATCTCGAACACGATCGACCTGAACTATGCCGATGGCCGCAGCTACCTGCTGGCCCAGTACGGCGGGCGCATGGACATCGTCGGCGCGGAAGTGGCCTACCTGGGCTATGCCGACGGCCAGCCGAGCGGCCTGGCCTGGCGCCGCCGTGCCACCGATGCACGCCCCGAAACCGGCGCGACCGGCAGCATTGTCGGCAGCAATATCCACAACAACTACTTCGGCCAGTACTCGTTCGAGGCCTACGCCCTCAACGTCACCAACAACCAATTTCACCACAACGTGGTCTACGGCTTCGACCCACACGACTACTCGACCAAGTTCAATGTGGCCTACAACCGCGTGTACAATAACGGCAAGCACGGCATCATCTTCTCGCGCGGCTGCACGCTCAACACCATCCACGACAACGAAGTATTCGACAACGCCGAGCACGGGATCATGCTCGACCGCGGCAGCGACAGCAACACGATCGCCAACAACCTGGTGTATGGCAATCGCGACGGCATCGCGATCTTCCAGAGCTCGGGCAACACCGTGGTGAATAACACCCTGCGCGACAACCTGCGCGGCGTGCGCGTGAACGCAACCTACGATGTGACCGACACCTTCGACGGCATCTCTACCGCCAACACGATCGTCGGCAACACCATCACCAACAACGATCAGTACGGCGTGTACCTGTACGAGCGTGCCGACCGCAACACGATCAAGCAGAACAGCATCACCGGCAGCACCGCCACGGGTGTGTATATCAAAACCGGCGGCAACACGATCGTCGACAATACCATTCGCCTGAACGGCACTGGCGTCGCGATCATCGGCGGCGCGCCGACGCCCTTCCCGCCCGGCGGGCCTAAGCCGGTGCCGGCGCTCGAGCGCCCCGGCGACAAGAATAGTATCACCGCGAATACGATCGACGACAACGCCACGATCGGCGTACAGCTTAAAGCCGCTACCAACACGCGGGTAGGCGCGCAATCGCCGGGCACAATTGCGGCCGAGGGCAACAGCATCAGCACCAACGGCACCTATGGCGTGACGATGAACAGCGCCAGCACCGACACAACCGTGCGCGGCAATACGATCGAGGCCAATGGCGAGGCCGGCGTGCTGGTGAAAGATCCGGCGAGCGTGCGCAATCGCATCACGCGCAATCGTATCGCCGCGAACGGCAGCGCGGGTATCAGCATCGGCGCCGGCGCCAACGGCGGGATCGCGCCGCCGACAATCACCAGCGCGCCCGACGCCAGTGTGGTGGCCGGCAAGGCCGTGCCGAATGCCACGATCGAGATCTACCGCGACCAGAACGGCCAGGGCGAGTACTTCAAAGGTAGCACCACCGCCAGCGGCACCGGTGATTGGAGCTTCACGCTGCCGGCCGGCGACGACCCGCAGCAGGGCCAGCTCACTGCGCTGGCGATCGTGGCCAACGGCAACACCTCGGGCTTCGGCGGCAATACGATCGGCGGCGTGCGCGCGATCTATACCGTCGGCGCGGGCCGCCACGGCGAGCTGACGGTGTTCGTCAGCGGGCCGAGCGCGATCGTCACGCTGCCCGACATCAAGCGCGCGCTCGATGTGATTAGCCCAACTACCCGGCTGCTCGAAGATCAGGGTGGCGGCGTGTGGCAGGCCAACGCCAGCCTGTTCTTCAACCGTGGCGTCACACTCACGCTGGGCCTCGACACCGTCTCGTGGCTCAAGCTGCGCAGCCAGGGCAGTTCCATCCAGCCTAGCGCGGCCGGTGGTGCCGGCTATAACTATGGCAGCTTCACGACACTACGCACCTACAACGGCGCCATCCTGATCGACGGCGTACGCGTGACCTCGTGGGACCCGGCTGCGAACGATTACGACCGCGACATCAGCAACGGCCGCAGCTATGTGATCGCCAAGTACGATGCGCGCATGGACATCAAGAACGCCGACATGAGCTACCTTGGCTCGGCCGACGGCGAGAGCTACGGCGTGGCCTGGCGCGACATCAACGACCCGCTGGCGCCCGACGTGCTGCGCACGCGTGTGACCGGCAGCGTGCTGAACAGCAGCTTCAGCTACAACTACTATGGCATCTACACCTTCCAGGCTCGTGATATGCTGTTCCGCAATAGCCAGTTCCACCACAACATCGGCTATGGTTTCGACCCACACGACTTCTCGCATCATTTCGTGATCGAAGACAACCAGGCCTTCGCGAACGGCAACCACGGCTTCATCATCTCGCGCGGCTGCAACAACTTCGTAATGCGGCGCAATAAGTCGTACGACAACCGCTACACCATCGGGGTCGACAATCGCCGCGCCCATGGCTTCATCCTCGACCCTGGCTCGCCCAACAGCGAGTTCGCGCAGGCCGCCTCGTACGACAACCTGCTCGAGGCCAACCAGGCCTGGGGCAACGACGGCTATGGCCTGCGCATCCTCGGCTCGAATACCAACACCGTGCGCGGTAACACCTTCACCGGCAACCTGCAGGGCATCACGCTCGAGCAGGGCAGCACCGGCAATAGCCTGCTGAACAACACGATCGTCGGCAGCCAGCTCTACGGCATCTACTTGATCGGCGGCGCCGACGGCAACACGATCGACGGCAACACGATCACGCACAGCGGTAAGCATGGTATCTACATCAAAACCGGCAAGAATACTGTGACGCGAAATAGCGTAAGCGAAAACGGCTCGCTCGAAGGCATCACGCGGGTTGGCTCGGGGATCGCGACCTTGCCCGAAACCAGCCTGGCGGCCGCACTGGCCGACTTCATCCCGCCCGGACAGCACGCCAGCCTGGCCGATGCGGCGCCCGAGCTGCTCGGCCCGCCCGAGCTGGCCAGCGCGGTCGATGGCAATGTGATCACACAGAACACGCTGATCCATAATATCAGCGCCGGCATCGAGCTGAAGGGCGCGGTTGGCACGCGCGTCGAGGGCAACCTGGCCCAGCTGAATGGCTTCAACGGCATCTACTTATCGGCCGGCACGCGCGCTACGCTAGTGCGCCAGAATGTGGCGGTTGGCAATGTTGGCCACGGCATTCGGGCCAACGGCGCCGATGTGCTGTTCAATCGCTGGGAGGCCAACAGCGTGTATGCCAACAGCGTCGGCGGGATCGCGATTACCGCCGGGGCAAATGGCGGCGCGCGCCCACCCACCTTCAGCGTGCAGGGCACGACTGTGCGCGGCACGGCCGCGCCGGGTGCGACGATCGAGATCTTCTCGGATAACGGCCAGCAGGCGCGCTTCTTCGAGGGCCGCGTCACGGCCGGCAGCGACGGCACATTCACGTTCACGGCCGGCACGCCCTGGCAGGGGCCGAACATTAACGCGCTGGCAACCGATACAAGCGCTAACTCGTCGGCGCTGACCTTTAACGTAGGCGAGTTCGTAGCGTTCGCGCACGTCTATCTACCTTTGGCACGCCGATAG
- a CDS encoding tetratricopeptide repeat protein — MLVQTSPELSATAADLRADQISRRGRSLTILMFGIAALLLVLAFLWIGARRVNIVFVSRGDAAIQSHDYAAAQRDYTWAIRFDRQDVHAYFERGLARQQLDNHAGAIRDFTRMIALRPDAAAAYAARGISQMRLANYQAAADDFGMAIARQPNNAGYYAARARAYAAGATAAGMWQRAADDMSAALRLAPDEPSYLLDRARYYGQLDQLVPALADADHLLRIEPANVPALHTRSDLRERASDMTGALADLDAAVRLQPNAAAPYTRRGAFYDRRGDDTQALADYQRALAITPDLAWVYTKVGLIQHHRGALAAAEDSYSRAITLQPGDSVALYRRAHLRFDSGHYTAALDDTRQSLALAPDSADTLVLRARIERALGQLDAANTDASRAIALAQNKPAAYLERARVARAQGDIAAALRDLGQAIELTPANASARADRAALYLTQHAYDAALADYDEAIAQQPDDADLYIARGKARRLAGDLASAQADFEYATTLATTTPDGYIELGVLAAGRGDTQLAMQSFERALALGAGDARVFAARGRVLADQGNLPAAAADLKRSLLLRPDDVATLLVRGRVYAGQGRAAEALADFNRAVELQTDDIDALLARARYQAQSGAFAPALDDTATALERRPNAIPALLTRARIYAQQGDLTRAIGDVGQVLALDHANLEARLLSARLYGKGQWTNQALDEINRVLALSPNDAAAYRERAALRERLGDLDGARADLERALALTPGNTALALRQAALLEQQGNLHEALVLYGQAIALSDSPGELYLHAGKLRYRLGQYRRSLANFEAALEQLPGNAEAYVGIGRAQRQLGHDAAAITAFKQYLRLDATAADRSEIAAWVRKHGG; from the coding sequence ATGCTTGTTCAAACCAGCCCCGAGCTAAGTGCCACTGCGGCCGATCTACGCGCCGACCAGATCTCGCGGCGCGGGCGCTCATTGACGATTCTTATGTTCGGCATCGCGGCACTGCTGCTGGTGCTGGCATTCCTGTGGATCGGTGCCCGGCGCGTCAATATAGTGTTTGTCAGCCGTGGCGACGCGGCCATCCAATCGCACGACTACGCGGCGGCGCAGCGCGATTACACCTGGGCCATCCGCTTCGATCGCCAGGATGTACACGCCTACTTCGAGCGCGGCCTGGCGCGCCAGCAGCTCGATAACCACGCAGGCGCCATTCGCGATTTCACGCGCATGATCGCCCTACGCCCCGATGCTGCAGCGGCCTACGCCGCGCGCGGTATCAGCCAGATGCGGCTGGCAAACTACCAGGCCGCCGCCGATGACTTCGGCATGGCGATTGCGCGCCAGCCAAATAATGCCGGCTACTACGCCGCCCGCGCGCGCGCCTACGCGGCGGGCGCAACGGCCGCCGGCATGTGGCAGCGCGCCGCCGACGATATGAGCGCGGCACTGCGGCTGGCGCCCGACGAACCCAGCTACCTGCTCGACCGCGCGCGCTATTACGGCCAGCTCGATCAGCTCGTGCCGGCCCTGGCCGATGCCGACCACCTGCTGCGGATCGAGCCGGCCAACGTGCCGGCACTGCACACCCGCAGCGACCTGCGCGAGCGCGCGAGCGACATGACCGGTGCGCTGGCCGACCTCGACGCGGCAGTGCGGCTACAGCCCAACGCCGCCGCGCCATATACCCGCCGCGGCGCCTTCTACGATCGGCGCGGCGATGATACTCAGGCGCTGGCCGACTACCAACGCGCCCTGGCGATCACCCCCGATCTGGCGTGGGTCTACACCAAGGTTGGCCTGATTCAGCACCACCGCGGCGCGCTGGCTGCAGCCGAAGATAGCTACAGCCGCGCGATCACGCTACAGCCGGGCGACAGCGTGGCGCTGTACCGGCGCGCGCACCTGCGCTTCGACAGCGGCCACTACACTGCGGCGCTCGATGACACCCGCCAATCGCTGGCGCTCGCGCCCGACTCGGCCGATACGCTGGTGCTGCGGGCGCGGATCGAGCGCGCGCTTGGCCAGCTCGACGCGGCCAACACCGACGCCAGCCGGGCGATTGCGCTTGCCCAGAACAAGCCGGCCGCCTACCTCGAGCGCGCGCGCGTGGCGCGTGCCCAGGGCGACATCGCCGCAGCGCTGCGCGACCTCGGGCAGGCGATCGAGCTGACCCCCGCGAATGCCTCGGCGCGCGCCGATCGGGCCGCGCTCTACCTCACGCAACACGCCTACGACGCCGCACTGGCCGATTACGACGAGGCCATCGCACAGCAGCCCGACGATGCAGACCTGTACATCGCCCGCGGCAAGGCCCGCCGCCTGGCCGGCGATCTGGCCAGCGCGCAGGCCGATTTCGAGTACGCCACCACGTTGGCCACCACCACGCCCGACGGCTATATCGAGCTGGGGGTGCTGGCGGCCGGCCGTGGCGATACCCAGCTGGCAATGCAGAGTTTCGAGCGCGCGCTGGCGCTGGGCGCCGGCGATGCACGCGTGTTCGCCGCGCGTGGCCGTGTGCTGGCCGACCAGGGCAACCTGCCGGCGGCGGCGGCCGATCTCAAGCGCTCGCTGCTGCTGCGCCCCGACGACGTGGCAACGCTGCTGGTGCGCGGGCGCGTGTACGCCGGGCAGGGCCGGGCTGCCGAGGCCCTGGCCGATTTCAACCGCGCTGTCGAGCTACAGACTGATGATATCGATGCATTGCTGGCGCGCGCACGCTACCAGGCGCAGAGCGGGGCATTCGCACCGGCACTCGACGACACCGCCACTGCCCTCGAGCGCCGCCCCAACGCCATCCCAGCCCTGCTGACCCGCGCCCGGATCTACGCACAGCAGGGCGATCTCACCCGCGCGATCGGCGATGTCGGCCAGGTGTTGGCACTCGACCACGCGAACCTCGAGGCCCGGCTGCTCAGCGCCCGGCTATATGGCAAGGGCCAGTGGACCAACCAGGCGCTCGATGAGATCAACCGCGTGCTGGCGCTCAGCCCGAACGATGCTGCTGCCTATCGCGAGCGGGCCGCGCTGCGCGAGCGGCTCGGCGACCTCGATGGCGCACGCGCCGACCTCGAGCGCGCGCTGGCGCTGACACCCGGCAACACCGCGCTGGCGTTGCGCCAGGCGGCGCTGCTCGAGCAACAGGGCAACCTGCACGAGGCGCTGGTGCTGTATGGCCAGGCCATCGCGCTGAGCGATAGCCCAGGCGAGCTGTACCTGCACGCCGGCAAACTGCGCTATCGGCTCGGGCAGTATCGCCGGTCGCTGGCCAACTTCGAGGCCGCACTCGAACAACTGCCGGGTAACGCCGAGGCCTACGTTGGAATTGGCCGCGCCCAGCGCCAGCTAGGCCACGATGCAGCCGCGATTACGGCGTTCAAGCAGTATCTGCGGCTGGATGCGACCGCAGCCGACCGCAGCGAGATCGCCGCGTGGGTGCGTAAGCACGGCGGCTAG
- a CDS encoding right-handed parallel beta-helix repeat-containing protein — MPAPAPPDTTTDDANDPREAAMKFNPARPIDYDPASNTIVLGAEAPTSLPLLARALKPAGLLHELAPGEWLLSANLWLGPGAELNIAGPAARRLKLHSDRSRFVWIKSYGGRLTFANTCVTSWDSGLGTVDTNTDDGRSFVLARDGARMEIRDSELSYLGFLANESYGVAWRRPGTSGVAIDSRFGHNFYGLYSHEASGLVIRGNEVHHSTRYGIDPHTRSNGLVIEYNIAHHNGKQGIILAEECNDSIIRGNTVYANALHGIVIYQRSNGNLIEDNTSYGNTLQGINVNDSARNTIRANTSYDNGDAGIGVGQGAAGNLVVGNTVRDNLKDGIYLFSDAVGNTVRDNTVHGNARYGIYAKSPGNIIGDNQLSGNHAADLREGG; from the coding sequence GTGCCGGCACCCGCGCCGCCCGACACAACCACCGACGACGCGAACGACCCGCGCGAGGCAGCCATGAAATTCAACCCGGCCCGGCCGATCGACTACGACCCGGCCAGCAACACGATCGTGCTGGGTGCCGAGGCGCCCACCAGTCTGCCCCTGCTGGCCCGCGCCCTGAAGCCGGCCGGCTTGCTGCACGAGCTGGCACCCGGCGAATGGCTACTCTCGGCAAACCTGTGGCTTGGCCCCGGCGCCGAGCTGAATATCGCCGGGCCGGCAGCGCGCCGGCTCAAGCTGCATAGCGATCGATCACGCTTCGTGTGGATCAAATCTTACGGCGGCCGGCTGACCTTCGCTAACACCTGTGTTACCTCGTGGGACAGCGGGCTAGGCACCGTCGACACCAATACCGATGATGGGCGCAGCTTCGTGCTGGCGCGCGATGGCGCACGCATGGAGATTCGCGACTCCGAGCTGAGCTACCTCGGCTTCCTGGCCAACGAATCGTATGGCGTGGCATGGCGCCGGCCCGGCACCAGCGGTGTAGCGATCGACAGCCGCTTCGGCCATAATTTCTACGGCCTGTATAGCCACGAGGCCTCGGGCCTGGTGATCCGCGGCAACGAGGTACACCACAGCACGCGCTACGGCATCGACCCACACACCCGCTCGAATGGCCTGGTGATCGAGTACAATATCGCGCACCACAATGGGAAACAGGGCATCATTCTGGCCGAAGAGTGCAACGATAGCATCATTCGCGGTAATACCGTCTACGCGAACGCCCTGCATGGAATCGTGATCTACCAGCGCTCGAACGGCAACCTGATCGAGGATAATACCAGCTATGGCAACACGCTACAGGGCATTAATGTGAACGACTCGGCGCGCAATACCATCCGCGCCAACACCAGCTACGATAACGGCGATGCCGGTATCGGCGTGGGCCAGGGCGCGGCCGGCAACCTGGTGGTGGGGAATACCGTGCGCGACAATCTTAAAGACGGCATCTACCTGTTCAGCGACGCCGTAGGCAATACCGTGCGCGACAACACCGTGCATGGCAATGCGCGCTACGGCATTTACGCCAAAAGCCCCGGCAACATCATCGGCGATAATCAGCTGTCGGGCAACCACGCCGCCGATCTGCGCGAGGGCGGCTAA
- a CDS encoding PAS domain-containing protein — translation MTTASAPISTADELTQARQRIAELEQRLEQQAVHDRPHAITPSMLQLVLNHLPQTIFWKDRNLVFLGCNERFARDAMLPSPAQVVGKTDYDMPWLPQADLYRADDRRVIDTGTAKLHFEEPQSRPDGTTIWLRTSKIPLLDSASQIVGILGMYEDITEYKRVEDERAQLQEQIIKVQQAALTELSTPMIPISDGLVAMPLIGTIDSKRAQQVIEALLSGVSAQRATTVIIDITGVQVIDTQVANALLRAAQAVKLLGAQVLLTGIRPEIAQTLVSLGVDLSGMITRSTLQAGIADALAQRNSRR, via the coding sequence ATGACTACTGCCAGCGCGCCTATTAGTACGGCCGACGAGCTTACCCAGGCCCGCCAGCGCATTGCCGAGCTCGAGCAGCGCCTGGAGCAACAGGCAGTGCATGATCGACCACATGCGATCACTCCATCCATGCTGCAGCTTGTGCTGAACCACCTGCCCCAGACGATCTTCTGGAAAGATCGCAATCTGGTGTTTCTGGGTTGTAACGAGCGCTTTGCGCGCGATGCCATGCTGCCCTCACCCGCCCAGGTTGTCGGCAAGACCGACTACGACATGCCCTGGTTGCCGCAGGCCGATCTGTACCGCGCCGATGATCGCCGGGTGATCGACACCGGCACTGCCAAGCTACACTTCGAAGAGCCGCAGAGCCGCCCCGATGGAACCACGATCTGGTTGCGCACAAGTAAGATCCCGCTGCTCGACTCTGCCAGCCAGATCGTTGGCATCCTGGGCATGTATGAGGATATTACCGAGTATAAGCGCGTTGAGGACGAGCGCGCGCAGCTGCAGGAGCAGATCATCAAGGTCCAGCAGGCCGCCCTGACCGAGCTATCGACACCCATGATTCCGATCAGCGACGGGCTGGTGGCTATGCCGCTGATCGGCACGATCGACAGCAAGCGTGCCCAGCAGGTGATCGAGGCGCTCTTGAGCGGCGTCAGCGCCCAGCGCGCAACCACTGTGATCATCGACATTACCGGCGTCCAGGTGATTGATACGCAGGTGGCCAATGCGCTGCTACGGGCTGCCCAGGCAGTCAAGCTATTAGGTGCGCAGGTGCTGCTGACGGGTATCCGCCCCGAGATTGCCCAGACATTAGTGAGCCTCGGGGTCGATCTGAGCGGAATGATCACCCGCAGCACGCTCCAGGCTGGCATCGCTGATGCGCTTGCCCAGCGGAACAGCCGCCGCTGA